Proteins encoded in a region of the Chryseobacterium piperi genome:
- the truA gene encoding tRNA pseudouridine(38-40) synthase TruA, which translates to MIFQQLFHKIKVFLWSYFNTLRYFIEFSYNGKNYFGYQIQPDANSVQEELEKALSTILREEIKITGAGRTDTGVHAKKIFAHFDTGQELSDQLSHRLNSFLPPDISVKRIFPVKDDFHARFDATYRTYEYYISLEKNPFTLESAWQHWRRPLDIDAMNEACKILFEYDDFTSFAKLKTDNKTNICKMYKAEWEQDGSELKFTVSANRFLRNMVRAIVGTMVEIGAGKLKPEDMRKVIENKNRNSAGTSAPAHGLFLVDVGYEF; encoded by the coding sequence ATGATTTTTCAACAATTATTTCATAAAATTAAAGTATTTTTGTGGAGTTATTTTAATACATTGAGGTACTTTATTGAGTTTTCTTACAACGGTAAAAATTATTTCGGTTATCAGATCCAGCCGGATGCTAATTCTGTACAGGAAGAATTGGAAAAAGCGCTTTCCACTATTTTAAGAGAAGAAATTAAGATTACAGGAGCTGGAAGGACAGATACCGGTGTCCATGCTAAAAAAATATTTGCCCATTTTGATACCGGGCAAGAGCTTAGCGATCAGCTTTCTCATAGGCTGAACAGCTTTCTCCCACCAGATATTTCCGTTAAAAGAATTTTTCCTGTGAAAGATGATTTTCATGCGCGTTTCGATGCGACTTACAGAACCTATGAGTATTATATTTCTCTGGAAAAGAATCCTTTTACACTGGAATCGGCCTGGCAACACTGGAGGAGACCTCTGGATATCGATGCAATGAATGAAGCGTGTAAGATTTTGTTTGAATATGACGATTTTACCAGTTTTGCCAAACTCAAGACGGATAATAAAACCAATATCTGTAAAATGTATAAAGCAGAGTGGGAGCAGGATGGAAGCGAACTAAAGTTTACGGTTTCCGCCAACCGTTTTCTGAGAAATATGGTAAGAGCTATTGTCGGAACAATGGTTGAAATTGGAGCCGGAAAATTAAAACCGGAAGATATGCGTAAAGTGATAGAGAATAAAAACCGTAACTCAG
- the lpxK gene encoding tetraacyldisaccharide 4'-kinase, whose product MKRWYLYPFSIGYHLVTGIRNTMYDLGIFKSTKFNTPIINVGNLSVGGSGKSPMVMYLAQYLSRHYRTGVLSRGYGRLTKGYDVTNYDSNYKTVGDEAMQLFERFKNRFVIAVSEERVPGAKKVIADMDLDVLILDDAMQHRAIKAGFNILMTDFNDPYFKDHLLPAGDLRESRAGARRADIIMVSKCPDELTEETKRYYISRIRPSHHQKVFFSSIGYDENVYGKDKILPDNNLNYYDILLITGIANPKPLLEHLAKFSQRVKHLKFRDHHNFSDDDIKKIIAEYKKLGEYKLILTTEKDYVRLKSFDYLRDIVYCWPINVIIDKKEEFNQIISDYVRKN is encoded by the coding sequence ATGAAAAGATGGTACCTTTATCCTTTCTCCATTGGTTATCATTTGGTAACGGGTATCCGAAACACAATGTATGATCTGGGGATTTTTAAATCTACGAAATTCAATACTCCGATTATCAATGTCGGTAACCTCTCTGTTGGTGGGAGCGGGAAATCTCCTATGGTGATGTACCTTGCCCAATACCTGTCCAGACACTACAGAACAGGGGTACTTTCCCGTGGTTACGGGCGACTTACAAAAGGATATGACGTAACGAATTATGACAGTAACTACAAAACAGTAGGTGATGAAGCTATGCAATTATTCGAGCGCTTCAAAAACCGTTTTGTCATTGCTGTTTCCGAAGAAAGAGTTCCGGGAGCGAAGAAAGTGATTGCTGATATGGATCTGGATGTTCTGATTCTGGATGACGCCATGCAGCACAGAGCGATAAAGGCAGGATTCAATATCCTGATGACCGATTTCAATGATCCTTATTTTAAAGATCATCTGCTTCCTGCAGGAGATTTACGAGAATCAAGAGCCGGTGCCAGGAGAGCTGATATCATTATGGTCAGCAAATGTCCTGATGAATTAACTGAAGAAACCAAGCGGTATTATATTTCAAGAATCAGACCTTCCCATCACCAGAAAGTCTTTTTCTCATCCATTGGGTATGACGAAAACGTCTATGGAAAAGACAAAATACTTCCTGACAACAATCTTAACTATTACGATATTTTACTCATTACGGGAATTGCCAATCCAAAACCTTTATTGGAACATTTGGCAAAATTCTCCCAAAGGGTAAAACATTTGAAATTCAGAGACCACCATAATTTTTCAGATGATGATATCAAAAAAATCATTGCTGAATATAAAAAGCTGGGCGAATATAAATTAATCTTAACAACAGAGAAAGATTATGTTCGTTTAAAAAGCTTTGACTATCTTAGAGATATTGTTTACTGCTGGCCTATCAATGTGATCATTGATAAGAAAGAGGAGTTTAACCAGATCATCTCAGATTATGTTAGAAAAAATTAA